The nucleotide window AAACCGTCTGGGCCATCGGATCCCGATCCTATGGTCAAAAATGCCCGTTGCCGAAATGAAAAATAGTTTGACAGCCCCGAAAGGTAAAACACGAAGCTGCATTTAGTCTCCACAAGCGCGAAGCACATTTTCTGCATCGCTCGTTAGAGATAATAACCCCATAAGCGAAGAAGCAGGTGCGCACCCAAACTGTGCCCATGAAAAGGTGATCTCTTATCCACCAAAACAAAATTGATACCACTTCCACATGGAGCAAAACAGGAGGGCTGCTGCCCAGAAAGGGGCCTCAAGCACACGGCACGCACGGTGGTCCAGCACTCTTCATGGGTAGCCAGTTGACTGGATCGCACCAGCAAAGCATTCAAGCTGTTCCTCGGAACGAATAGACAATCATCTCAAGGATCAGTACGGCCACCATACCATCCATCCCATATTCCGAACTCTCTCCATGCCATTACAACAAAGGCGTTCTCCAGCGAACAACTGAGCAATTGCTTCTGGCTCTTATTCATACAGTTACACAACAATGGGTACAGTGTAGCAATAAATACCCTACTAGACTGGCAGCCGCAACTCTATGGGCACCCACCGCCATCCACGCCTGACACGCCGAAGCCGGTCTTCGGATCATGATGTCTGCTCACTCGTAAGGGTTCCTGAAGTTCTTGAGCAGCTCCGGGATGTCGTACCCGAGCATGTCGTCCACCGCCTGGATCATCTTGGGCTTCACCTTCTCGAACCTGTCGATGCTGTACCCGCCCAATGCTTCTCTGAAGTGCTCCACATAAGGGAAATCCCCCGCGGGGAGATGGTGTTCCCTTTGCACCTGTTCCAACAGACATCAGTTATTATTAGTTCAGCGTTAATATTATTAATGAAGGAAGTgtgcgaagcagaagttcagacAGTCAGCAAACCGCAATCAGCTCTTATTGCAGGTTAAAACTGCAATTTTAAAGCCAGTGTTGGTTTGGCAAGTAAGTATTCTTTGGTATATTGGCATCATACAGTGTTACTCCCTCCgtaagaaatataagagcatttagatcactactgTATGATGCCAATATACCAAAAGCAATCACGTGGGCAAAGAACATCTGCTATGAACTCATAAACATAGGATTCCATCTTAACAGAAGCAAGGGTCATCATATCCTTACAATGTGCAACAGTTGTGGACTGGCTACAAAGTTAGAGAGACGAACAAAATACACACCTTTGCAAACTCGCCTTCCAAATTGTCTATAAGTTTCTGCTGGGCTTTAGCTTTCCCCATCATCGTAGGCATCTGATTCTTTAGATGCCCAATTATGTAAGCATGTATCTTGGCAGCTCTAGCACGTTTGACGAATTCATTGATCTGTACATATATACCAGTGTGTTAATTGTGGCGGAAAAAAGAACAGGAGACCGGGACTTAAAAAGAACACAAACGGTGAAAAAACTTACCCTGCGGTCACAAGCTTTCTTTGGTATATCTTTTAGATCAGAAAGGAGATCATCCTGCTCTTTCTCAAATAGTTCCTTTCCGATTGGGCCAACAGCTGATTCCTTTACTGGTTTATCATTGAACGATCTGCATGTCGATTCCTAAAGTGACTTTATTGTTTCAATATGCTGGGTTGACCCAGTCATTACCATTTACATACACAAGATTCAGATATTTTTGCTTAAGTGATTCAAAGTATGCTAAACACTCCACTGAGATAAATAAAAGGACCATCTATGAGACTTATAGTAATATTCAATCTAGTGTTTTGACAAGATTATAAATCGAGAGTAATATGTAGCAAAACTACAATACATTTGACTATATGAGTGGAACAAAGTAAATGAGAGCATGGGTGGTTACCCAATATAAACGCGGGACACCTCAGGGGTATTCAATACTTTACCAAGAGACCACATAAGTGCACCATACACTCTCATAAGCTGCAGGTAAAAAACTGTTATGTACAGAAAATAAAGCAAATAAACACCACAGGTCATGCAGAGAGGACAATGAATACCTACCTGTTGAGTGTCAATTTGGTCGGCCTTGTTTAGAACTACACGTATTTTGTCATCATGTCCACGTAAAGATCCGATGACACGTTTAAACTCATCGCTGATATCAAGCTTATGAGGATCAAACAGAAGCAGGATAAGGTCACACTTGGCAGCAAACCATGATGTAACACCTGTGAATTCATAACTACGTTGTGTCCGTTGCTTTTCACCAGAAAGAACACCAGGTGTGTCGACAAACGTGATATGCTCTAGTAGCTTCAAGGTACAAGGTAGGTATCAGTGTCCAGATAATCATGTGCCTTCTACATGCATAAAAATAAAAGCTTACTGGATGTGGCATCTGAGAGCATTCGAACTTGGACAAAAACGAAGTCCCAAATGTTGTGAGACCACTAAAAGGCATATCTGCTTGAACAGCTAAAGTATTCCCAGGGATAGTCCTTTCATCAGGTCCTGACTGGTAAGAGGAAGAATATTAACAGGACTACTGAAGAAACTACAGGGAGAAACAAGTAAAGCACTGTACAATTGTACATTAATATACTATCTGGGATGTGGACATGTGGCCAATTCTGTTTACATTGCACCAGCATCTAATATAAGTTGCAACAACTGAAAAAATGAATCAATAGTGTCTATAGCAATTTAACCTCACTTACAATCTCCACAAGCAGGAATAAGTACAAAATCTAGAAGAGAAGGGCCTGAAGTTAATCTTGACTACTGGGCACATGTTTACACTTCTTGTATACTAGCTAACAAAGCCTTGAGAAACCAGCAGCCAATATCAATGACATACTCTAAACAATAATGCTTGCTCGGTGATCCAGAGGAAAGTTTCACAAAAGCTGGCACATAATGCTAATCAATGAAGCACTGTGCCAAATAGATAAGCTAGGTAAGTACCATCACAAGCCACCAACAGTCCGACATACAATCAATAGTCGGGTAAGAATCTAACAGAAATCAGCCACTAATGCATGAAGAGTTGTAGAGTTTAGAAAACCATGTACTGGACATAAACTCTTCCAGTTGTTTGCAATAAACTTCCTTTCAGAAATCATATCTGGGGTAATATTTTTGGTCCACCTAGTATTCCTACAAATAGAAGACTTAAGAATGCCTGAAGTTTACCATGACAACAACAAATCTGTCGGTTGTCGGCTCCGGACCAATATGGGCACCTGCAAAATTGCAAACAGAAGAATTAATTGTCAGTTTTTCCCATAGTATGTTATGAAATTAAACCCGGAAACTACAGGAAATACATGTGCTAAGTACATAACCTGGATAGCTTGTTTTTAGCAGATGCTTGATGAAAGTAGTTTTTCCTGTAGAATATTGACCTAAGAGCATAACCATTGGCTTTGCATCAAAATCACTATTTGTCTGCAAAATGGAGAATTATTTTATACTTAAGTAGCTTATTTAAAGGTAATGCTACAAGGAGATAACATTAGGGAGAAATATGAACGCATAAAAAGTGAATTTAGTAATCATTTTCGACTCATATAGAAAGCAGATACAGACAATACAAGTACTTACCAGTAACGGGGACACAAAATCATTGAATTTGTATGTAACTTCCAAAGGCTTCAATTTTTCGATGTACAGCCTTTTTAAACCATCAATGACAGAAGTAACAGCAGTCAGGGGTATCTGTATGGAAAACACCATAACCAAGGTAAGCAACTAAGCATAAATGATATATGTGTCACTGAGGAAATCAGTATCATTTGATAGAAAATCGCTTGCTTTGCCACATGCCTTACTATTTAACTTAATAGCACGCAAGTCTGCAATGTCTAATAACCAGAAGAAAAACTAAATGCCTTGGTTCATAAAGCACAATCAATCAAAGGTTCTCTATGGTGTCTCAGCACATTCTGTGGGATAACTGAGGTATGCTTCAGCAAAATTAAGTGTAACCTTATGTGTTCAAGTTCATTAACTGAAGCTTTGATTGAAATGGATAGGAAATTGCCTTAAAATGAACCATGATTCATCACAGCAACAGTCTAAACATATATTAAGTTCTACTTGGTTGGGTACAGCAGAGCTGCATGCATAAATGACTTGAGTTTGATGTATTGTTCCCTTTATTAGAAAATGATTGACATATCAAGAAATTTTAGCATTTTGTTAAACCTTCCTTTTATGTTAGTTAAAACCTCGATTATTTGTCCTAATCAGCTGAATTTCAACATCAAGAGCTGTCTCTCTATAAATTGTTTTGTACAAATTATAGCATTTCCATGGAAAGAAGCCCTGCTGAAAAATAATAGTAGATACCTACATTCAAACTCTGAAATTAACAGGGCCCCTGTATTATCGCTTTGAAGTACATATCAAAGCTTTACCCCACCTCATAACTAATGTGTGGAGAACATGTACCGCAGAGCAAACTCTCAAAGTATACTTATTCATTCAAAACAGCAAAGTTATATGCTATCCAACAACGAACATGTTGGAAATGAAACTTTCTAACATTTCGCAAGAGCTTGAAGTGACACATATAATACTTCAACTCAACAAACAAAATATAACGGAAGAACATGA belongs to Triticum urartu cultivar G1812 chromosome 7, Tu2.1, whole genome shotgun sequence and includes:
- the LOC125519120 gene encoding EH domain-containing protein 1-like; translation: MEIGGQHPASSCSKEHQKIYRDWFALADSDGDGRITGPDAIRFFAMSSLPRADLKQVWAIADSKRLGYLGFGEFITAMQLVSLAQAGNEISQDSLQREDLISFNPPVMEGLDAQLAKSKHLAKRVDQDMDGFPQAQGPSTNHWFNSKSSKKIPLTAVTSVIDGLKRLYIEKLKPLEVTYKFNDFVSPLLTNSDFDAKPMVMLLGQYSTGKTTFIKHLLKTSYPGAHIGPEPTTDRFVVVMSGPDERTIPGNTLAVQADMPFSGLTTFGTSFLSKFECSQMPHPLLEHITFVDTPGVLSGEKQRTQRSYEFTGVTSWFAAKCDLILLLFDPHKLDISDEFKRVIGSLRGHDDKIRVVLNKADQIDTQQLMRVYGALMWSLGKVLNTPEVSRVYIGSFNDKPVKESAVGPIGKELFEKEQDDLLSDLKDIPKKACDRRINEFVKRARAAKIHAYIIGHLKNQMPTMMGKAKAQQKLIDNLEGEFAKVQREHHLPAGDFPYVEHFREALGGYSIDRFEKVKPKMIQAVDDMLGYDIPELLKNFRNPYE